The Sulfuricurvum sp. IAE1 genomic interval CACCAAACCTCTCAGCGTCGATGCGGCATCCTTCGATCGGCTCCTCATCAATGACGAACGGCTCATCGTCGCCGATTTCTGGGCACCGTGGTGCGGCCCCTGCCGGAGCATGGCCCCCTCTTTCGAAGAAGCGGCCCGTGCCTTCGCACTCAAAGCGCAGTTTGTCAAAATCAACACCGAAGAGCAGCAGCATCTGGGAGCCCGCTTCGGCATCCGCTCGATCCCTACCGTCATCGCTTTCAAAAACAACCGCATCGTCGACCAGTTCAGCGGCGCCCGCAGC includes:
- the trxC gene encoding thioredoxin TrxC codes for the protein MAKINVVCPHCGGVNAIPVKESYAKAACGHCKASLLDTKPLSVDAASFDRLLINDERLIVADFWAPWCGPCRSMAPSFEEAARAFALKAQFVKINTEEQQHLGARFGIRSIPTVIAFKNNRIVDQFSGARSAAEIIQWVRRHL